One genomic segment of Styela clava chromosome 3, kaStyClav1.hap1.2, whole genome shotgun sequence includes these proteins:
- the LOC120341804 gene encoding protein-cysteine N-palmitoyltransferase HHAT-like, with product MACEKLHRNDSDTKERKYYYPRLPFFEVLICTLLWGGGIVLSISSLYAISRKNEDRYKRYGYLEQGWKHWLGIHQDAYDSEWGLWKKYLWECTVLGFAGHFIISRFAERVWPDRRFEIMLVYTLSFTAHFLGVYGLLFLMGHFTIQYLAVFLTGSTTVCWIAGLSLLYSMQHPTCSKTILTFYSKEDEDKAYVLLVCTGMSNLRYIGYSLEFAWWRKGRRQELLTEPDIVEQSQSSKQSNKKQKRKEEDKKSNEPESISEFSFIDLLIYQMYFPLFYGGPVMNYDEFVRQRRRPPMNWDVEKTKQFITGLLRFAFWNFFTDIGLHFIYTSSLAADVRVVQKMSIFNLCGLSMAQVWLFYMKYLIWYGMPSHFATSDNMIVPGQPQCVYSKHRMTDFWKLIDRGLHKWLVRYVYIPCGGSKAGVLRSIFSLMVTFTFVTYWHGPLIHHLWWGFFCWFGVLVESIALGIYRTKPVQNFENKYLTPAWSRRIRGVFSSFAFVFLIVSNLYFLAGYRVGNIYWKRLYYENIYATLLIHVVLYGASQSSMDRI from the coding sequence ATGGCATGTGAAAAGCTACATAGAAATGATAGTGACACGAAGGAGAGAAAATATTACTATCCGAGATTGCCTTTCTTCGAAGTACTGATATGTACTTTGTTATGGGGAGGTGGTATTGTGCTTTCAATATCTTCGTTGTATGCAATATCGCGCAAAAATGAGGACAGATATAAGCGCTATGGATATTTGGAACAAGGTTGGAAACATTGGTTGGGAATTCACCAAGACGCTTACGATTCCGAATGGGGACTGTGGAAAAAATATCTTTGGGAATGTACAGTACTGGGCTTCGCTggacattttattatttcaagatTCGCTGAAAGAGTATGGCCGGATAGACGATTCGAAATAATGCTAGTTTATACTCTTTCATTTACGGCACATTTTCTAGGAGTGTATGGTCTGCTCTTCCTAATGGGACATTTCACAATTCAATACTTGGCTGTTTTTCTCACTGGAAGTACTACGGTTTGTTGGATAGCTGGCCTTTCGCTTCTGTATAGCATGCAGCACCCGACGTGCTCAAAAACCATACTAACATTCTACTCGAAAGAAGACGAAGATAAAGCATACGTTTTACTGGTTTGTACTGGTATGTCAAATCTACGTTACATCGGCTACAGCCTTGAATTTGCCTGGTGGCGCAAGGGGCGACGTCAAGAACTGCTAACGGAGCCAGATATCGTCGAGCAAAGTCAATCTAGCAAACAATCAAATAAGAAGCAAAAGAGAAAAGAAGAAGACAAGAAATCGAATGAACCGGAGTCAATTTCGGAGTTCAGCTTCATTGACCTACTTATTTATCAAATGTATTTTCCATTGTTTTATGGTGGTCCTGTAATGAACTACGATGAATTCGTAAGGCAAAGAAGGCGACCACCGATGAATTGGGATGTGGAAAAGACCAAACAGTTTATTACTGGACTCCTGCGTTTTGCTTTCTGGAATTTTTTCACAGATATCGGATTGCATTTCATTTACACATCGTCATTGGCAGCAGATGTaagagttgttcaaaaaatgtcaATCTTCAACTTGTGCGGTCTTTCTATGGCGCAAGTATGGTTATTTTACATGAAGTACTTGATATGGTATGGAATGCCTTCTCATTTCGCCACGTCTGATAACATGATTGTACCTGGGCAGCCCCAATGCGTTTATTCAAAACATCGAATGACCGATTTCTGGAAACTCATCGACCGTGGTCTTCACAAATGGTTGGTCAGATACGTCTATATTCCATGTGGCGGATCAAAAGCTGGTGTCCTTCGATCAATCTTTAGCTTAATGGTAACTTTTACATTTGTAACTTATTGGCACGGCCCATTAATTCATCATTTATGGTGGGGATTCTTTTGTTGGTTCGGAGTTCTAGTTGAAAGTATTGCGCTGGGAATATACAGAACAAAACCggtgcaaaattttgaaaataaatatctgacgCCTGCTTGGAGTAGAAGAATAAGGGGAGTTTTTTCATCATTTGCATTTGTCTTTTTAATTGTTTCGAATCTGTATTTCCTAGCTGGATATCGCGTTGGCAATATTTACTGGAAACGGCTATATTATGAAAACATTTACGCAACTTTATTAATCCACGTTGTTCTTTACGGAGCTTCTCAAAGCTCAATGGACCGAATATGA
- the LOC120341908 gene encoding protein-cysteine N-palmitoyltransferase HHAT-like, whose amino-acid sequence MIKDNSKAFNGKEEEVRIPYYPALPFVEVVLNYVIWIGGVLGSIFMLFYSSRNNAEKYKNADYVENGWKDWIGRYKDVSDYEWSFWVEFLWPVVVIGFTGHFVVARLGDFLYPKHRFKVYFLYGTIFTTLFLGIRGILFMLGHFVIQYVTAVLTKSVIACWITGCMLAYSLVNETCSMYVQKLYIDEESKAFFLIFATAMCNLRYIAFSVEYVWSCQKLSNARKDEKEKIPIMVEKSELSIMEGNILRKRNLVKNEKTITDQKSSPPIGPSEKILPLSFLDLLVYQMYYPLLYGGPIINYNEFAMQINKPPVIWNSRTVKRFVVGMARHIFWHLFIEFVLHFFYVSAVFSDYYLLQKLPLLDLFGVGMAQVIFFYLKYVVMYGMPAHFSTSDNLDVPKGPHCVFSKHRMTDMWKYFDKGLHLWLLRYIYIPCGGSRVNLLRATINSILPFAFVSFWHGASRVNIYWGALSWFGVYIEGIALRVYKIEYVQKFESNYLTPAWSRRIRAGLSSIFMFLMLPSNLYFLSGIYIGDLCWQRFYHESFLAIFLMHLVFYGGCQSSMEFERMGL is encoded by the coding sequence ATGATAAAGGATAATTCCAAAGCATTCAATGGAAAGGAGGAAGAAGTTCGAATTCCTTATTATCCTGCACTTCCTTTTGTTGAAGTGGTTTTGAATTATGTCATTTGGATTGGTGGTGTATTGGGATCTATTTTCATGTTGTTTTACTCCTCAAGAAATAACGccgaaaaatacaaaaatgctGATTATGTGGAAAATGGATGGAAAGATTGGATTGGGAGATATAAGGATGTCTCAGATTATGAATGGTCATTTTGGGTTGAATTTCTATGGCCGGTTGTTGTTATTGGTTTTACTGGTCACTTTGTTGTTGCACGTCTTGGAGATTTTTTATACCCAAAGCATAGATTTAAggtatattttttatatggaACTATATTCACCACTTTATTTCTTGGAATTCGTGGAATATTGTTCATGTTAGGCCATTTTGTTATTCAATATGTTACAGCTGTGTTGACCAAAAGTGTAATTGCTTGTTGGATAACTGGATGTATGTTAGCTTATTCTCTAGTTAATGAAACCTGCTCAATGTAcgttcaaaaattatatattgatgAAGAGAGCAAAgcatttttcttaatttttgcAACTGCTATGTGCAATCTGCGGTATATCGCCTTCAGTGTTGAATATGTATGGTCGTGCCAAAAATTATCGAATGCCAGAAAAGATGAGAAAGAAAAAATCCCAATAATGGTAGAAAAATCTGAACTTTCAATTATGGAAGGAAACATTCTACGAAAACGCAATCttgttaaaaatgaaaaaacgaTCACTGATCAGAAATCGTCACCTCCTATTGGTCCAAGTGAAAAAATCCTCCCATTGTCATTCTTAGATTTACTTGTGTATCAAATGTATTACCCTTTGCTTTATGGGGGACCTATCATTAACTATAATGAGTTTGCTATGCAAATAAATAAACCACCGGTGATATGGAACAGTCGAACTGTGAAACGTTTTGTTGTGGGCATGGCAAGGCATATATTCTGGCATTTATTTATTGAGTTTGTATTACATTTCTTTTATGTCAGTGCAGTATTTTCTGATTATTATTTGCTGCAAAAATTGCCTTTACTTGATCTGTTTGGTGTTGGCATGGCTCAggttatatttttctatttaaagTATGTTGTTATGTATGGAATGCCAGCTCACTTTTCTACATCGGATAACCTTGATGTTCCTAAAGGACCTCATTGTGTATTTTCAAAGCACAGAATGACTGATATGTGGAAGTATTTTGATAAGGGACTGCATTTGTGGCTATTGAGATACATATATATTCCCTGTGGTGGGTCTAGGGTTAATTTGTTGCGTGCAACCATCAACTCTATTCTTCCCTTTGCATTTGTTTCTTTTTGGCATGGAGCATCTCGTGTTAATATATATTGGGGTGCTTTAAGTTGGTTCGGTGTGTATATTGAAGGCATAGCACTCAGAGTTTACAAAAttgaatatgttcaaaaatttgaatcaaattatCTTACTCCAGCTTGGAGTAGAAGGATACGAGCAGGATTGTCAAGTATCTTCATGTTTTTGATGCTTCCCTCAAATCTGTATTTTTTATCTGGAATATATATTGGTGATCTTTGCTGGCAAAGATTTTATCATGAAAGTTTTTTGGCAATTTTTCTGATGCATTTGGTATTCTATGGTGGATGCCAGAGTTCTATGGAGTTCGAAAGAATGGGTCTCTGA